The Sinomicrobium kalidii region AAACGAAAGCGCGGTTGAAAGACACAATTCATCTGAACACTTTAAAAGTTTCCTGGATTCAGTACTGCCATTGTTGACAAAAGAACCGGCAATTGAAAAATTTTAATGTTCGGGGAGGAGAGCCTGCAAAAGATCTTTGTTTTCTTTTTGCAGAATACTTGAAAACAAAATTATAGCATGGAATAAGAGGGAGGACTAAAAACCAAAATAAAAACAAGTCAAAGCAATGGGGGCAAAGCGACTTATTGCGGGGGCAGGTGAGCGAATGATTTGCTATCTCAGTAACGCAATTTTTCCGGGTATTGTACTGTAGTTGTAGTATTGACTATCTGTCATTTAAAATAGATTCGTATATTTCCGACCAGTATGCCATGTACGGGAAATAACAATATTTTGAGGCGCTACCAACCACATATAGTTCTTACTGTAGTTTTTATTTTTCTCATTGGTCAGGGGCTTTATGCCCAGGGAAAAGACCTGTATTTCGAACACCTTCGTTATGACAGTGATTTTGCAGAAAGTCCGGTAAGCTGTATCATGCAGAGTCATGAAGGTTTTATCTGGTTGGGTACGTTCAACGGGCTGGTGCGTTATGACGGTTACGAATCTGTTCGCTACACCCGGGACGAGACCCGGGAGGGTACCCTCGGTCATAACAAGATCAACGCACTTTGCGAAGATCAAAGCGGCTTGTTATGGATCGGGACCGCCAATGGTGTTCACCTCTTCGATCCGCAAACTAAGTTCTTTACCCCATTTGATATTTCGGTTGAAAAAGGGGGGAGAAATTATATTGCCGCGCTCCTCAGAGATAAACGTCAGGACATCTGGGCCGGGACTTTCGGGGGACTGAAAAAAATAGACCGGGGAAGCGGCCGTCTGGAAGGTGTTCCGCCAAACAGCCCGGCAGACACTTTAAATCACAGCAGGGTATTATCCCTTTTTGAAGATACCGACGGAAGCCTTTGGGTAGGAACGGCCACAGGCCCGTTCCGGTACGACCCCGAAAGTAATACGTTACAGGATTTCCCCGGGGCATTCCGGCATATACCTTCTTTCCGTAACGCCAAAGTATGGAAAGCCGTAAGGGACCCGCAGGGAGATCTTTGGTTTGCTACCGAAAGCCGGGGACTGTTTCGTTATGTAGCAGAGAAGGACTTGTTTGTAAACTACAGGAATACCCCGGGCGCAAAGGAGACGCTGGCATCCAACTGGGTTAACGATATTCTTTGTGTGGATCAACAGACGCTGTGGTTTGCTACCATAGGTGGATTATCTGTTTTTAATAAGAAAAAACACACCTTTTTCTCCTACAAACACGATTTGCTGAAAAGCCACAGTCTGAGTGATAATACCGTTTTGTGTACCCTGAAAGACAGGGACGGAAGTATCTGGCTGGGGACCAGGGGAGGGGGCATTAATATGTACAACCCGGTCAATGCCCGTTTTATGGAAGTGGGAGAAACCGTCCCGTCCGGATTCGGGCTGAACAGTTCCATGGCCAGGTCGGTAGTGCCCGGTGATGACGGGGTATTATGGGTGGGTACCTACGGAGGAGGAATCACCCGCCTGGATTTTTCTTCCCGGACAAGCCGTTATTATACAGTGGGGAAACCGGGGAAGAAAGGAAATAACATTGTCACAGCTTTGGAAAACGGAGCCGGGAACACCCTGTGGTGCGGTACCCTTGAAGGGCTTTTTACCTTCGATAAAAAACACAGCACCTTTAGCCCGGTGCCTTTTAATAACCGGGAGAAGGACAGGCCTGTTACCTCCCTTGTCCGTGATGGCCCCGGCATGTGGGTGGGAACAGACGGGCAGGGACTCAAATACATCACCCGAAGGGGAGAAATCATTTCCTACCGGGCAGGTAAAGGCCCCCGGAGCATTAGTGATGATTTCGTAACCTCACTCGTTATTAAAGGGGAAAAACTCTGGGTAGCTACTTTAAACGGACTCAATGTTATTGACCGGGCTTCCGGGAAGAACATCCGCGTGTATAAGCGCGGCGGGGCATATTCCCTGAGCGACAATACCCTTACCACCCTTTTCGTGGACAGTGAGGACAGGCTTTGGATAGGTACCGACTACAAGGGGCTGAATTATTTTGACGAAGCACAGCAGAAATTCTTCGCCCTTGACGAAAGCTCGGGGTTGACCAATGAAAGCATACGCGGGATCACCGAAGACGACCGGCAGCATTTGTGGGTCAGTGCAGATGACGGACTGTACGATATTGGTTTCAGGACATTTTCTCCGCCGTTCAGGAAAAAAAAACTTTCTATTACCTCCTATGATACGAAAGACGGAGTGCCCGTAAGGCGCTTTTCCGATAATGCCGCGACCAGGCTTCATACCGGGGAGATCGTTTTCGGTGGTTCCGGGGGACTGGCTGTTTTCAGCCCGGAAAGCGTGACAAAAAAACCGGTTTCGCGAAAAATCGTATTTACGGCATTATTTATCGACAACAGGAAAATTACTGCGGCAAAAGAAAACTTCCCGCTTAACGAGCCCATTGATAAAACGGCCGCACTCACCCTTAATTACGACCAGGGTTATGTGGGGTTTCGGTTTACGGCCATGAATTATATAAATCCCGGCAGCAACCGGTATGCATATAAACTCGATCAGCCGGGTTTTGAAGACAGTTGGCACGAAATAGGCACACAAAATACGATCTATTTTACCGGGCTTACCCCGGGGGATTATACCCTGAACATGAAAGTGACCGGCGATGATGACCGGTGGAGCCCTCATACCAGGACCATGCGGATTGAGGTGCTTCCTCCCTGGTGGAAAAGCCGGGTAGCCTATGCCGTATATGCCGTATTACTACTGTCGGTCTCCCTTGCGGTTATCCGCTTTTTCAGAAACCGGATACGGCTTAAAAGGGAATTGTTCATAAAACAGGTGGAAAACCGTCAGCAACAACAGGTGTACCAGATGAAACTGGATTTCTTTACCAACATTTCCCATGAAATACGAACCCCGCTTACGCTTATTAATGCTCCCCTTGACAACCTGCTCCGGAAAAACGGACAGGATGAAGCAACCCGGAACGATCTGAAACTCATTAAAAGTAATTCCGATCGCCTGTTAAAGCTCATTAATGAACTGATGGACTTCCGGAAGGCGGAAAGCGGTCATCTCAAACTCCTTTGTACAAAAGGAAATATAGTAGCGTTCTGCCGGAAGATATATGCATCTTTTATACCTCTTGCCGATAAAAAATGTATTACCTGTGACTTTAAGGCCGAATCGGAGAGCATAAACCTGTACTTCGATAAAAACCAGTTGGAGAAGGTGATTTATAATCTCATGTCCAACGCCCTCAAATTTACCCCGGAAGGCGGCCGGGTAGCGTTTCATATTGCCAAAAGGCCGGGGAGCAAGAAATGGGTGGATATCCGTATCCGGAATAACGGTGCGGGAATCCGGGAGCAGGACAGGGAAGCCGTTTTTACGAACTTCTTCCAGGCAGGCGACGGGAACATCGGGAATACCGGCAGCGGAGTGGGACTTGCCTTTTCCAGAAGTATTGTAAACCTGCACAAAGGGACCATTGATGTGGAAAGTGAAGCCACCGGGAAGGATAATGATTGGATGACTACATTTAAGGTGGCGCTCCGCAAGGGAAAGAAACACCTGGACAACATCGGAAAAAAACAGGAGGAAAGCCGGGAGATGTTGGAAGAGCAACCCGTGGAACTTCCGGTGCCCGGCAGTGATGTACCGGGGCAGGAACCTCTCGTTACCGGCAGGGAAAAAACCATCTGGATCGTAGAGGATAACGACCAGATACGGCAGTTCCTTGCAGATATTTTAAGTGAAATATATAATGTAGTGGAATTTTCCGACGGTCTTGGAGTGCTGGATGACATACGGCAGCAAATACCGGACCTGGTACTCAGCGACGTTATGATGCCCGGTATGGACGGTTTTGCATTGTGCAGTGAAATAAAAAGACGGGAGTCCACGGACCATATTCCCGTGATATTGCTGACCGCCAAAACCGCGACGGCCGATCAGATCGAAGGATTGGCTTTCGGTGCGGATGCTTATATTACCAAGCCGTTCAGTGTAGCTGTGCTGAAACTTACTATTGCCAATATATTTGCCGCAAGGGAAAAGCTAAAACAAAAATACGGCGGTGATTATATGCTCAGTACCGATATCGATAAACTGACCACACCCGAAGAGAAATTCCTTAAAAAATTAAGGGAACTGATTGAAGAAAACCTCGATAACCCTGATTTTGATGTCAATACCCTCGTAACTGACATAGGAATGAGCAGGGCCGTTCTGTACCAGAAAGTACAGAGTCTGACCAATTATTCCGTGGCCCACCTCATTAAGCGGATTCGGTTGAAAAAAGCCGAAGAAATGATTAAGAATACCAGCTTTTCCGTTTCCGAAGTCACCTATATGGTAGGCTTTAGTGACCGAAAGTACTTCAGCAGGGAATTTAAAAAAGTGTATGGACATACCCCCACGGCCTATCGGAAAATATACGGAAACCGGGATTAGGTTTCCCCGCTCCCTTTTTTAATTTGTCATCTTTTACTTTCATAATTTGAATATTTTGTATTCATCACAGGTTGAAATTGTGATATAATCAATACATAGAACGTTTTTACCCCTAAAAGTAGATAAATCTCCCCCCTCCGAAACCTCTTAGTGTTAAATATTTGCTACAACTAAAATTCGGGATTCCCAAAATTATAACCAAAATAACGGCTAACATGTCAAACAGAATTAAAAAAAGGTATTGCCTTCAACCTTATTATTACAAAATCCATGCACTGCTGCTCATGAGTTTTTTTACGGTCAGTACATACGGGCAGGAAAAGCGCATTACGGGACAGGTCCTCGATGCCAACCATGTACCTGTGCCCGGCGTAAACATCCTTATAGAAGAAACTGCCACGGGAACACAAACCGACTTTGACGGGAATTTCAGTATCCGTGCCGGTACGGGCGACGTACTCAAATTTTCCTATATCGGCATGAAGACCCGGAAAATTACGGTGAAGGACGAAACACACCTGGAAGTTATCATGGAAGAAGATGCCCTTTCCCTCAACGATGTTGTAGTCGTAGGGTACGGAACACAGAAGAAGAGCGATCTCATTAGCTCCGTGGCGTCTGTAAAACCCGAAGATATGACCAGGGTGGCCACTACCGATATCGGTGAAATGCTGCGGGGAAAAGCAGCCGGTGTTCAGGTAACCCTGGGCAGCGGAGGTCCGGGAAGTACTTCGGATATCCTCATAAGAGGAAAAAATTCCATAAACGGGGGCAATGCACCGTTGGTTATAGCCGATGGTGTCCCGGTAGGGAACATCAACGATATTAATCCGAACGATATAGCCTCGCTGGAAATACTCAAAGATGCGGCGGCACAGGCCATTTACGGGGCACGGGCTTCAAACGGGGTGATCCTCATCACCACCAAAAGGGGCGAAATGGGAAAAACGACTATTTCCTATAACGGTTTCAGCGGAATACAGTTCAGCAGAAGGAATTTCGACATCTATAACGGAGACGAGTTCGCCGATCTGAAACGCGAAGCTTTCCGCACTTCCAATCTCGGGGAATACCTCCCCGATGAAGCCGTTTTTTCAGACCTGGAACTCGAAAGTGTGCAAAACCGGGAATACATAGACTGGGAGGACCTTCTGATCCGGACCGGCACCATACATAATCATAACCTGAGTATTTCCTCGGGCAACGAAAAGACAAAAATCTATTCCGGTTTCAACTACATCAACCAGCAGGGGATTATCCCGAATTCCGGTTATGAAAAAGTCACCGCCCGTATCAATGCCGACCAGCAGGTAACCGACTGGCTTAAAATAGGAGTCAATACATCCTACCAGTTTTCAAAAGATAAGAGGCCCAATGTGGGGAACGTACTCTTAACTTCCATAACCACCGCCCCGCTCGGAAAGGTGTATAACGAAGACGGTTCCCTTCGCCTGTATCCCGGTGGCTATGTAGAGAATGTCAACCCTCTTGTAAACCTCCGTGAAACAAAGACAGTCAATGAGAACAGGAACGATATTTTTAATGTTTTTGCTGACCTGAGCCTGCTGGAAGGACTTCATTACAGACTGAATGCGAGTAGGAGGTCCTATAACGGCAAACGGACATCATATAATTCCGGGGCCTCTATTAGCGGAATAGCCAATGATAACCGCGGAAACGGCAGTATCCGGTTTCAGGATAATGTGGAATGGCAACTGGAAAACATCCTTACTTACGATTACAGCTCCCCTTCCGAAAAGAGCAAGTTGAATATTACTCTCGTTAACAGTATAACGGAATCCGAATTCAACGAATTCACCCACAATTTTGCCAATGTGCCCAATGATATACTGGACGTGTACGGTCTGGAATCGGCAGAAATAAGTTCATCGTTCATATCCGGGAACAGGCGCGGACTGGTATCCTTTGCAGGACGTGTACAATACGATTACGATTCCAGGTATTACCTCACGCTTTCCGCCCGGGCCGATGCCTCGACCGTATTCGGGAAGAACAACAAATGGGGATATTTCCCTGCTGCCGCTGCGGGTTGGAATATCCATCGTGAAGCTTTCCTGGAAAATTCCGGGTGGGTCAACAACCTGAAACTGCGGGTAAGCTACGGAAGTGTGGGCAATGAAGGGATCTCTCCCTACCAGAGCCTGAGCACGGCCGAGCAGAGAGACTATATTACAGCCGGTAATAAGGTTTCGGGATATGTTCCCGGTTCCTACCTGCCTAATCCCGACCTGAAATGGGAAACGTCAACCACCCTCAATACGGCCCTGGACATAGGACTGTGGCACAACCGCCTTACCGCTACCGTGGAACTTTACGATACGCGGACCAAAAACCTGCTGATCGACCAGGCACTAAATGCAGGAACAGGCTATACGAGGAAAAAATCCAATATCGGTGAAGTGGAGAACAACGGAATAGACCTTTCCCTTTCCGGGGACGTCATCCGCAACGATGAATTAAAAATAACACTGGGCGTATTGTTTTCCAGGAATAACAACAAGATACGGAGCCTCTATGGCAAGGATGAGGATGGTGATGGCCGCGAAGATGACGATGTGGCCAACGGATGGTTCATAGGACAGCCCATAGACGTATATTACCAGTACAAAGCGGTGGGGATATGGCAGGAAGGCGAAAATATTGCCGGTTCACATCAGCCCGATGCCATGCCCGGCGATATAAAGCTCTTTGACCGGCACCCGGATGATGGCGAACTCAATGCGGAAAACGACCGTGTGCTCACCTCCAGGGTGCCCGACTGGTACGGCACGTTCTCCCTTAACGCGGAATACGGCGGAGTGGATATGTCCGTAGATGTTACCACGGTACAAGGAGTAGTAAGGAATAATCCTTTCCTTTACGGGTATACCGAAGGAGGCTCATTGAGGGGCATAAAAAACGGCATAAAGCAGGATTACTGGACTCCCGAGAACCCCGAGGGAAAATTTCCCAGGCCCGATGAAGCCAATGACCCTGATCGCGGATATGCCCTCGGACTCCAGGATGCCTCCTACGTGCGGCTGCAGAATGTAACGCTGGGATATACGCTTCCCGACAACATTACGGAAACCATCGGCCTGAACAGGTTAAGATTGTACATGACCGGAAGTAATTTACTGACCGTAACCGATTTCGAGTCCTATAGTCCCGAAAAGAACCCCGGCGAATATCCCGAATCCGTCTCCGTAGTTGCCGGGGTACAGGTCAGTTTTTAATTCAATCGCAGAAAAACAGCAGATCATGAAAAAGTTAGGTTATATCATATGTATTGCAGGCTGGGTCTTGTTACAGACTTCCTGCGAAAAGTTCCTGGAAGAGGAAACACTCGACGAGATTTCGGTAGATTATATTTATACCACCCCGGAAGGACTGGAGGTAGGGGTCAATGCGCTCTACAACCTGATGCGGCATTACAACGTACCCGCTTACGAGGGAGAAGCGCTGAAGGCCAATCTGTTTTTCCTGGTGGGGACCGACCTGGGACTCACCCGTACCTGGCACCGCCCTTACGGTGTAAACCATACCGCCCAGGCCTTTCCTGCAAATAAATGGATAGAAGGATACCAGATCATCGATCGTGCCAATGCCATAATTACGGGAGCAAAGAAGGTGGAAATGAACCCGGCCGAAAAGGATCACCTGGTAGCCCAGGCCAGGGTTATCCGCGGCGAAGTATACCTGGACCTGCTCCGGATGTACGACAATATCCTGCTCGATACAATTCCCACCACCCCGCAAAACTATGACGACCCTGTAGTTTATGAGCCGGCAGCACCGGAAGACGTGTACCGGGTCATTGACGCCGACCTCGATTTTGCCATTCGGAAGCTCTCCTATAACGAACCTTATGGAAGGTACAACCGAGCAACAGCCAGACACATAAGAGGGAAAAGCGCCATGTGGCAGGCCGACTGGAAAGAAGCCGCAGATCAGTTTGACGCAATTGCAGAAGACGGTACCTTCGGGCTCCTGGCCGATATTTCACAAGTGTTCGGCCAAAATCTCAACCACAGGGAAACCCTTTTTGCTTATGTAAGGGACCAGTCCCTGGGAAATGAAGACAATCTTGCCGGAGGAGGTCCTACGTGGCTGGGAAGCGTGTTTATTAACAGGCTTTACGAGATGTCTTCCGGCGAAGTGATCCGTGATGCTGCCCTGGGCGGGCAGTCCCTGGGCTGGTCTTATCCCAACGATTACCTGCAATCCCTTTACGATAAGGAAAATGACAAGCGCTATATCACCTATTATTTTCCCATGGAGTACAGGGTGAACAATCCTGAAAAGCCTAATTACGGAGAACCCCTTACGGTATATGACGACAATTTCAGGAGGTACCATTTCAGCCTCAGGAAATATTTCGATGCCGATAAACCTGAAAATACCGAAAACAGCTATAAAGACATCATTTATTACCGTTTTGCCGAAACCTTGCTGCTCGGTGCCGAAGCCCACTGGAGGCTTTCGGAAGAAAACAAGGCACTCGAATACATGAATAAAATAAGGGAAAGGGCCTTCGGGGACAGTGATTTCAACTTTACCGAATTTACCCTGGATACCTACCTGGAAGAATCTGCCCGGGAACTCGCTTTCGAAAAAAACCGCTGGTTTCTGTTGAAGAGACTGGGATTACTGGTTGAAAGACAGGGAAAATATTACCGGTACGGGTCCAATTCCACCAACGTGGTCCCCGAACCCATGGCCCCTCACATGGTGAGATTGCCTGTTCCGCAAAGTCAGATCGACCTTATGGGGACTTTTTCGCAAAACCCCGGTTATTAAACGGGTACGAATGTATAAATTAGTACAAACTATTTTACCTATGAGAAAAATATCTATACGAATATCCGTTACTGCGCTCTTTCTTGTCATGGCATTTATGACCCAAGGATTCGGACAGGGATTGATACATAATGTAAAAGGAAGGGAATATGTTAGTCTTAATGGGCACTGGAACTACATCATAGATCCGTACCAGATGGGGTATCTCGATTATCGCCGGAAACCCTTCGATGAACGTCCGGACAGAAAAGGAGGTTTTTACGATAACCTGACGAACCTTCCGAAAGACCGGAAAGCAGAGTACGATTTTAGCTTTGAACCCACTATGCTTATACCCGGGGATTGGAATTCGCAGGATGAACGACTCCGTTTCTATGAAGGGACTGTTTGGTTTAAAAAGGATTTTGTATTGCACCAGAAAGAGGGTAAACGGTATTTCCTCCATTTCGGGGCGGTCAATTACGAGGCCAATGTTTATGTCAACGGGAAAAAGGCAGGAGTGCACCGCGGAGGTTTCACCCCTTTTCAATACGATGTGACCGAGCTGGTCAATGAAGGCGATAACTTTGTGGTAGTCATGGCCGATAATACCCGTAAACCCAACGCCATCCCTACAGACAATACCGACTGGTGGAATTATGGCGGGATTACGAGGGAAGTACTGCTCCTGGAAGTCCCCGAAAGTTATATCCTGGACTATAAGGTACAACTCGACAAAAATGACCGGGAACTGTTAAAAGGCTATATACAACTGGACGGTAAAAACAGGCAGCAAAAAGTAAGCCTGGACATCCCCGAACTCAAATTAAAAAAGACCTTTGAAACCGATATGTCCGGACGTTGTGAATTTAGCCTTCCCGTAAAACACGTACAATACTGGTCGCCGGAGGCCCCGTATTTGTATACGGTGAATATAAGCTCGGCGTCTGACAATATCACCGACCGTATCGGTTTTAGAACTGTAAATACAGAAGGGAAGGATATTTATCTCAACGGAAGGTCCGTATTCCTTCGGGGTATTTCCATACACGATGAAAATCCGTTGACAGAAGGGCGCTTCAGGTCGGAAGGCGGGATGCGGATGGTACTCCAATGGGCAAAAGAGCTCGGTTGTAATTATGTACGACTGGCGCACTATACCCATAACGAGACCATGCTCCGCCTTGCCGACGAAATAGGATTACTGGTATGGGCCGAAATTCCCGTTTACTGGACCATTTCCTGGGAAAACGAAGCCACTTACCGGAACGCCGAACATCAACTTGCCACAGCTATAGAAAGAGACAAGAACCGGGCGGGGGTCATTATCTGGTCTGTCGGTAATGAGACTCCCGTAACTGCGGCGAGAAACGATTTTATGGCAAGGCTGGTGGAAAAGACCCGAAACCTTGATAATACAAGACTTGTAGCTGCCGCCCTGGAAGTGGAACGCGACGGTTATACCGTAATCGTTGAAGACCCCCTGGGAGAGAAGCTGGATCTGGCCAGTTTTAACGAATACGGCGGATGGTATTGGGGAAAGACGGAAGAGTTGCCGAAATACCGTTTTGATATCAGGTATGACAAACCGGTGATTATCTCCGAATTCGGTGCCGGAGCACTCGGGGGATTTCACGGGGACATACAGACCATCTGGACCGAAGAATATCAGGAAGACTTGTACAAGAAACAACTGGAAATGCTGGATAAAATAGAAGGGCTTCGGGGCATGACCCCCTGGATACTGGTGGATTTCAAGTCCCCGAGAAGACAGCATCCCGTCTTTCAGGATTTCTGGAACAGGAAAGGCCTCCTCACCCCCAACGGAGAGAAGAAAAAGGCATTTCATGTATTGCGGAAATACTACGCGGAAAAATCCGCAGAATTTACAGCTAAATAAGGACTCCCGTATAACCGGGAACTTCCGGAGAGATAATGTGCTGTTCGACCCTTTCCGCCCCCCTGACGGAATCAACCCCAATTTCCCGGCGGCAAAAAGACAGGAACGGTAAAGGCCGTACCTGCTCACCGGAAAAGGATTGGTCCTGACCGGGATATCTAACCGTAAAATAGTACATACCACTAATAACGATACGGCGCAAAGCACAGGGCCTTTGCCGGCAGCCACCTGTTATCCTGTTTTTCCCCGGTGGTTGGGGAGCCGGAGCATTGTTCACACCAACTAAATAATAAACTAATGATTAAAATAATTGTAATTATGAAAACATTAATAGCATTATGGCTCCTGATCCTGATGGGATCAACCGCCTGTACCGAGGAAGAGACCGTTGTTTTTGTAGACGGGGATGAACTGAACCGGAAGCCTGATGCGGAACTGCCCGACGTCAGCCTGAAAGAAAAAGCTACGTTCAACATAGGTGCTGCCGTTAAAGCCGGTTATATAGAAAATGAAGCGGCCTATTCGCAGGCATTGTCCGGGAACTTTAACCAGCTTACCGCAGAATTCGAGATGAAGATGGAAGTGATCTGGAGCGCACCCCATTCCTACAACTGGGAGAAAGCCGATGATCTGGTCGGTTATGCCGAAAGCAACAATATGGATGTACACGGGCATGCCCTGGTCTGGTACCGCTCATTTCCCGAATGGTTCGGGCAGGCCGAATACG contains the following coding sequences:
- a CDS encoding SusC/RagA family TonB-linked outer membrane protein, encoding MSNRIKKRYCLQPYYYKIHALLLMSFFTVSTYGQEKRITGQVLDANHVPVPGVNILIEETATGTQTDFDGNFSIRAGTGDVLKFSYIGMKTRKITVKDETHLEVIMEEDALSLNDVVVVGYGTQKKSDLISSVASVKPEDMTRVATTDIGEMLRGKAAGVQVTLGSGGPGSTSDILIRGKNSINGGNAPLVIADGVPVGNINDINPNDIASLEILKDAAAQAIYGARASNGVILITTKRGEMGKTTISYNGFSGIQFSRRNFDIYNGDEFADLKREAFRTSNLGEYLPDEAVFSDLELESVQNREYIDWEDLLIRTGTIHNHNLSISSGNEKTKIYSGFNYINQQGIIPNSGYEKVTARINADQQVTDWLKIGVNTSYQFSKDKRPNVGNVLLTSITTAPLGKVYNEDGSLRLYPGGYVENVNPLVNLRETKTVNENRNDIFNVFADLSLLEGLHYRLNASRRSYNGKRTSYNSGASISGIANDNRGNGSIRFQDNVEWQLENILTYDYSSPSEKSKLNITLVNSITESEFNEFTHNFANVPNDILDVYGLESAEISSSFISGNRRGLVSFAGRVQYDYDSRYYLTLSARADASTVFGKNNKWGYFPAAAAGWNIHREAFLENSGWVNNLKLRVSYGSVGNEGISPYQSLSTAEQRDYITAGNKVSGYVPGSYLPNPDLKWETSTTLNTALDIGLWHNRLTATVELYDTRTKNLLIDQALNAGTGYTRKKSNIGEVENNGIDLSLSGDVIRNDELKITLGVLFSRNNNKIRSLYGKDEDGDGREDDDVANGWFIGQPIDVYYQYKAVGIWQEGENIAGSHQPDAMPGDIKLFDRHPDDGELNAENDRVLTSRVPDWYGTFSLNAEYGGVDMSVDVTTVQGVVRNNPFLYGYTEGGSLRGIKNGIKQDYWTPENPEGKFPRPDEANDPDRGYALGLQDASYVRLQNVTLGYTLPDNITETIGLNRLRLYMTGSNLLTVTDFESYSPEKNPGEYPESVSVVAGVQVSF
- a CDS encoding hybrid sensor histidine kinase/response regulator transcription factor produces the protein MRRYQPHIVLTVVFIFLIGQGLYAQGKDLYFEHLRYDSDFAESPVSCIMQSHEGFIWLGTFNGLVRYDGYESVRYTRDETREGTLGHNKINALCEDQSGLLWIGTANGVHLFDPQTKFFTPFDISVEKGGRNYIAALLRDKRQDIWAGTFGGLKKIDRGSGRLEGVPPNSPADTLNHSRVLSLFEDTDGSLWVGTATGPFRYDPESNTLQDFPGAFRHIPSFRNAKVWKAVRDPQGDLWFATESRGLFRYVAEKDLFVNYRNTPGAKETLASNWVNDILCVDQQTLWFATIGGLSVFNKKKHTFFSYKHDLLKSHSLSDNTVLCTLKDRDGSIWLGTRGGGINMYNPVNARFMEVGETVPSGFGLNSSMARSVVPGDDGVLWVGTYGGGITRLDFSSRTSRYYTVGKPGKKGNNIVTALENGAGNTLWCGTLEGLFTFDKKHSTFSPVPFNNREKDRPVTSLVRDGPGMWVGTDGQGLKYITRRGEIISYRAGKGPRSISDDFVTSLVIKGEKLWVATLNGLNVIDRASGKNIRVYKRGGAYSLSDNTLTTLFVDSEDRLWIGTDYKGLNYFDEAQQKFFALDESSGLTNESIRGITEDDRQHLWVSADDGLYDIGFRTFSPPFRKKKLSITSYDTKDGVPVRRFSDNAATRLHTGEIVFGGSGGLAVFSPESVTKKPVSRKIVFTALFIDNRKITAAKENFPLNEPIDKTAALTLNYDQGYVGFRFTAMNYINPGSNRYAYKLDQPGFEDSWHEIGTQNTIYFTGLTPGDYTLNMKVTGDDDRWSPHTRTMRIEVLPPWWKSRVAYAVYAVLLLSVSLAVIRFFRNRIRLKRELFIKQVENRQQQQVYQMKLDFFTNISHEIRTPLTLINAPLDNLLRKNGQDEATRNDLKLIKSNSDRLLKLINELMDFRKAESGHLKLLCTKGNIVAFCRKIYASFIPLADKKCITCDFKAESESINLYFDKNQLEKVIYNLMSNALKFTPEGGRVAFHIAKRPGSKKWVDIRIRNNGAGIREQDREAVFTNFFQAGDGNIGNTGSGVGLAFSRSIVNLHKGTIDVESEATGKDNDWMTTFKVALRKGKKHLDNIGKKQEESREMLEEQPVELPVPGSDVPGQEPLVTGREKTIWIVEDNDQIRQFLADILSEIYNVVEFSDGLGVLDDIRQQIPDLVLSDVMMPGMDGFALCSEIKRRESTDHIPVILLTAKTATADQIEGLAFGADAYITKPFSVAVLKLTIANIFAAREKLKQKYGGDYMLSTDIDKLTTPEEKFLKKLRELIEENLDNPDFDVNTLVTDIGMSRAVLYQKVQSLTNYSVAHLIKRIRLKKAEEMIKNTSFSVSEVTYMVGFSDRKYFSREFKKVYGHTPTAYRKIYGNRD
- a CDS encoding glycoside hydrolase family 2 protein, with product MRKISIRISVTALFLVMAFMTQGFGQGLIHNVKGREYVSLNGHWNYIIDPYQMGYLDYRRKPFDERPDRKGGFYDNLTNLPKDRKAEYDFSFEPTMLIPGDWNSQDERLRFYEGTVWFKKDFVLHQKEGKRYFLHFGAVNYEANVYVNGKKAGVHRGGFTPFQYDVTELVNEGDNFVVVMADNTRKPNAIPTDNTDWWNYGGITREVLLLEVPESYILDYKVQLDKNDRELLKGYIQLDGKNRQQKVSLDIPELKLKKTFETDMSGRCEFSLPVKHVQYWSPEAPYLYTVNISSASDNITDRIGFRTVNTEGKDIYLNGRSVFLRGISIHDENPLTEGRFRSEGGMRMVLQWAKELGCNYVRLAHYTHNETMLRLADEIGLLVWAEIPVYWTISWENEATYRNAEHQLATAIERDKNRAGVIIWSVGNETPVTAARNDFMARLVEKTRNLDNTRLVAAALEVERDGYTVIVEDPLGEKLDLASFNEYGGWYWGKTEELPKYRFDIRYDKPVIISEFGAGALGGFHGDIQTIWTEEYQEDLYKKQLEMLDKIEGLRGMTPWILVDFKSPRRQHPVFQDFWNRKGLLTPNGEKKKAFHVLRKYYAEKSAEFTAK
- a CDS encoding RagB/SusD family nutrient uptake outer membrane protein, coding for MKKLGYIICIAGWVLLQTSCEKFLEEETLDEISVDYIYTTPEGLEVGVNALYNLMRHYNVPAYEGEALKANLFFLVGTDLGLTRTWHRPYGVNHTAQAFPANKWIEGYQIIDRANAIITGAKKVEMNPAEKDHLVAQARVIRGEVYLDLLRMYDNILLDTIPTTPQNYDDPVVYEPAAPEDVYRVIDADLDFAIRKLSYNEPYGRYNRATARHIRGKSAMWQADWKEAADQFDAIAEDGTFGLLADISQVFGQNLNHRETLFAYVRDQSLGNEDNLAGGGPTWLGSVFINRLYEMSSGEVIRDAALGGQSLGWSYPNDYLQSLYDKENDKRYITYYFPMEYRVNNPEKPNYGEPLTVYDDNFRRYHFSLRKYFDADKPENTENSYKDIIYYRFAETLLLGAEAHWRLSEENKALEYMNKIRERAFGDSDFNFTEFTLDTYLEESARELAFEKNRWFLLKRLGLLVERQGKYYRYGSNSTNVVPEPMAPHMVRLPVPQSQIDLMGTFSQNPGY